Proteins encoded in a region of the Gemmatimonadales bacterium genome:
- a CDS encoding C13 family peptidase, whose translation MTAYHRQELASERLLETVKAEAFATLTPRTSTATQLSIVPRIYPEGHTLRLVDRVIRVPEPALLVFVDQMPGANFGHPCRYHFHSPRDGRLISVEEALFPPEVSDPKTVRESFHTPLTPDVARPSIYGAIDWQKVHPWPWVIDDNRYALLFTSQISNRRHVEDLEFAYRILRHRFGFAAANIRVLCYDGSIGATDASAADMATWVGDGTAYEMQVNAPATKADLQSTLTDLSNRMGPDSLLFVHANNHGSPTGLCIDNSSVLTPVEWGTMLSGMNKFGTLVVTMEQCYSGAFSQPTLYYSTASRTSFASAVPADKVSAGATHFDPWAQVWLESLNGATVYGASLAHNPDANSNGRISAREAFDYSDAYDTASIDDPQYADSPSGCGYHIYLTKAPSLLDIVRELSKSLKAVEKQLVKKPPPPDPAPDWAGELMPSLTMVNALAQRVELEAVAEKEVPQAKVRTGKGSLAGARS comes from the coding sequence CCGTCAAAGCAGAGGCGTTCGCGACGCTCACGCCGCGGACTTCGACGGCGACCCAATTGAGCATTGTCCCCCGCATCTACCCTGAGGGGCATACGCTGCGGCTCGTCGACCGGGTGATCCGGGTCCCCGAGCCTGCCCTCCTCGTCTTCGTCGATCAGATGCCGGGCGCGAACTTCGGCCACCCGTGCCGCTATCATTTTCACTCGCCTCGCGACGGCCGACTCATCTCGGTGGAAGAGGCGTTGTTCCCGCCCGAGGTCTCGGACCCGAAGACGGTCCGGGAGTCGTTCCACACGCCCCTCACCCCGGACGTCGCCCGGCCGAGCATCTACGGCGCCATCGACTGGCAGAAGGTGCACCCATGGCCATGGGTCATCGACGACAACCGCTACGCCCTCCTGTTCACCAGTCAGATCAGCAACCGCCGGCATGTCGAGGACCTCGAGTTCGCCTACCGGATCCTCCGGCACCGCTTCGGCTTTGCCGCCGCCAACATTCGCGTGCTGTGCTACGACGGTAGCATCGGTGCCACGGACGCCAGCGCGGCGGACATGGCAACCTGGGTCGGCGACGGGACGGCGTATGAAATGCAGGTCAACGCCCCAGCCACCAAGGCCGACCTGCAGTCGACGCTCACCGATCTGAGCAATCGGATGGGACCCGACAGCCTGCTCTTCGTGCACGCCAACAATCACGGCTCGCCCACCGGCTTGTGCATCGACAACTCCTCGGTCCTCACGCCCGTCGAGTGGGGCACGATGCTCAGCGGCATGAACAAGTTCGGCACCCTCGTGGTGACGATGGAGCAGTGTTATTCGGGTGCGTTCAGCCAACCGACGCTCTACTACAGCACCGCGAGCCGGACATCGTTCGCGAGCGCGGTGCCGGCGGACAAGGTGAGCGCCGGTGCGACGCACTTCGACCCGTGGGCGCAGGTATGGCTCGAGAGCCTCAACGGCGCGACGGTGTACGGCGCGAGCCTGGCGCACAACCCGGATGCCAACAGCAACGGGCGGATCAGTGCGCGCGAGGCCTTCGACTACTCCGACGCCTACGACACCGCGAGCATCGACGACCCGCAGTACGCCGACTCACCCAGCGGGTGTGGCTACCACATCTATCTGACCAAGGCCCCGTCGCTGCTCGACATCGTGCGTGAGCTGAGCAAGTCCTTGAAGGCCGTCGAGAAGCAGCTGGTGAAAAAGCCGCCGCCGCCCGACCCGGCGCCCGACTGGGCCGGCGAGCTGATGCCCTCGTTGACCATGGTGAACGCTCTGGCCCAACGGGTGGAGCTGGAGGCCGTTGCCGAGAAGGAGGTCCCGCAAGCAAAGGTGAGGACCGGCAAGGGTTCGCTCGCGGGCGCTCGTTCGTAG
- a CDS encoding L-serine ammonia-lyase, iron-sulfur-dependent, subunit alpha: MSEPGDAKIPLDTAISTMWQTAQDMSVKYKETAEGGLALHIAVNVPEC, encoded by the coding sequence GTGAGCGAGCCGGGCGATGCCAAGATCCCGCTCGATACCGCTATCAGCACCATGTGGCAGACGGCCCAGGACATGAGCGTCAAATACAAGGAGACCGCGGAGGGTGGTCTCGCCCTCCACATCGCGGTGAACGTGCCGGAGTGCTGA
- a CDS encoding L-serine ammonia-lyase, iron-sulfur-dependent, subunit alpha yields MARAGRTPTRARGDPEPPPGIPGNPRLGELLLHYLCFCEGDESGIEQFLLTAGEIGSIIKKEATISAAMGGCQAEIGVSSAMAAAGLTQCLGGSAGQVAMAAEIALEHHLGLTCDPVGGLFQIPCIERNTMVAVKAITPPRSRS; encoded by the coding sequence GTGGCAAGAGCTGGCCGGACGCCGACTCGTGCTCGAGGCGATCCGGAGCCGCCGCCCGGCATTCCAGGAAACCCTCGCCTGGGTGAGCTGCTTCTGCACTATCTCTGCTTCTGCGAGGGTGACGAAAGCGGCATCGAGCAGTTTCTGCTCACCGCGGGCGAGATCGGCAGCATCATCAAGAAGGAGGCGACGATTTCCGCGGCGATGGGCGGATGTCAGGCCGAGATCGGCGTCTCGAGCGCCATGGCGGCGGCGGGGCTCACCCAATGTCTCGGCGGCTCCGCCGGACAGGTCGCCATGGCAGCCGAGATTGCCCTGGAGCACCACCTCGGCCTGACCTGCGATCCGGTGGGTGGGCTGTTCCAGATCCCCTGTATCGAGCGGAATACCATGGTGGCGGTCAAGGCGATCACGCCGCCACGCTCGCGCTCGTGA
- a CDS encoding serine dehydratase beta chain has translation MAAISTFDIYKIGVGPSSSHTLGPWRAAQRAVRRWQELDVFDSVARVQVDLYGSLAKTGRGHMTDMAVMLGLSNADPVSCDTSAIPARIEAIRRSRTIMLGGHRPVRFDPDADCHFNSRVSLPRHPNGVSFTAILADGTSHLETYYSVGGGFIVQEGDSDDAGSSLTLPFPIESAKDLLGYCKAHGLTVPEVVWRNELAWRTPEEIHQGLEAMWQAMKDCVFRGCHTRGVLPGGLGVVRRAAGLSRDMLGGKSWPDADSCSRRSGAAARHSRKPSPG, from the coding sequence ATGGCCGCCATTAGTACGTTTGACATCTATAAGATCGGAGTGGGCCCCTCCAGCTCTCACACACTCGGCCCGTGGCGGGCGGCTCAGCGAGCGGTGCGGCGCTGGCAGGAGCTGGATGTCTTCGACTCCGTCGCGCGTGTCCAAGTCGACCTCTACGGCTCCCTCGCGAAGACCGGCCGGGGACACATGACAGATATGGCCGTCATGCTCGGCCTTTCGAACGCCGACCCCGTGAGCTGCGACACCTCGGCCATCCCCGCCAGGATCGAGGCGATCCGCCGGTCGCGGACCATCATGCTTGGGGGCCACCGCCCCGTTCGCTTCGATCCCGACGCCGACTGCCACTTCAACTCCCGGGTCAGTCTCCCCCGACATCCCAATGGGGTGAGCTTCACCGCCATCCTGGCGGACGGGACCAGCCATCTGGAGACCTACTACTCCGTCGGGGGCGGCTTCATCGTTCAGGAGGGCGACTCCGATGACGCAGGTTCCTCCCTCACGCTCCCCTTCCCGATCGAATCGGCGAAGGACCTGCTCGGCTACTGCAAGGCGCACGGCCTGACCGTACCGGAGGTCGTTTGGCGAAATGAGCTCGCCTGGCGAACACCGGAGGAGATTCACCAGGGGCTGGAAGCAATGTGGCAGGCGATGAAGGACTGCGTCTTCCGCGGATGTCACACCCGCGGCGTGCTGCCCGGAGGGCTGGGGGTGGTCAGGCGAGCCGCTGGACTCAGCAGGGACATGCTTGGTGGCAAGAGCTGGCCGGACGCCGACTCGTGCTCGAGGCGATCCGGAGCCGCCGCCCGGCATTCCAGGAAACCCTCGCCTGGGTGA